The following proteins come from a genomic window of Paramicrobacterium humi:
- the uvrA gene encoding excinuclease ABC subunit UvrA produces MTISPVSSASKLTVRGARVHNLRNVDVEIPRDSLVVFTGLSGSGKSSLAFDTIFAEGQRRYVESLSAYARQFLGQVDRPDVDVIEGLSPAVSIDQKSTNRNPRSTVGTITEVYDYMRLLWARIGVPHCPECGEPIQRQTVQQIADQLMELESGTRYMVMSPVVSQKKGEFVDLFAELAASGYARAVVDGETVQLSNPPTLKKSYKHDISVVVDRLVAGPDILTRLTDSLETALRLTDGTVQVSFVDAEGPDAVRTFSEKLSCPNNHPIQLSEIEPRTFSFNAPFGACPECSGLGTRMSVDSDLLLGDEELSLNEGVIVPWTTQGKGLYQYYEKLLVGLANDLDFSLDTPWTKLPKRVKDAVLRGENFKVKVKWRNRYGREVSYTSGFEGVIPYIERQYMQAETDVQRARWAEYLREVPCPTCDGKRLKPEVLAVLVNDSSIADAANLSLTDARDFFETLTLNDRDVRIGAQVLREIKVRLDFLIQVGLNYLTLSRSAGSLSGGEAQRIRLATQIGSGLTGVLYVLDEPSIGLHQRDNRRLIETLVALRDLGNTLIVVEHDEDTIRTADWIVDIGPGAGEGGGTVVHSGDLSELLANTSSLTGDYLSGRRQIETPESRRPVDPDRMLSVVGASANNLRNVSVDFPLGTFTAVTGVSGSGKSSLVNDILYRVLANKLNGARKVPGKHTRITGLEHLDKVVHVDQAPIGRTPRSNPATYTGVFDRIRTLFSETTEAKTRGYLPGRFSFNVKGGRCEACSGDGTIKIEMNFLPDVYVACEVCGGARYNRDTLQVHYKGKNIAEVLDMPISEAAEFFEPITAIHRYLKTLVDVGLGYVRLGQSATTLSGGEAQRVKLATELQRRSNGRSVYVLDEPTTGLHFEDVQKLLKVLGGLVDKGNTVIVIEHNLDVIKSADWVIDLGPEGGAGGGRVIATGTPEKIAASKKSHTGVFLKEIFDAERADERKAG; encoded by the coding sequence CTCACCGTTCGCGGTGCCCGCGTACACAATCTGCGCAATGTCGACGTCGAGATTCCGCGCGACTCCCTCGTCGTCTTCACCGGGCTGTCCGGGTCCGGAAAGTCCTCGCTCGCGTTCGACACGATCTTCGCCGAGGGCCAGCGTCGCTACGTCGAGTCGCTCTCCGCATACGCCCGCCAGTTCCTGGGCCAGGTCGACCGCCCCGACGTCGACGTGATCGAAGGCCTCAGCCCGGCCGTGTCGATCGACCAGAAGTCGACGAACCGCAACCCTCGGTCCACGGTCGGCACCATCACCGAGGTGTACGACTACATGCGACTGCTGTGGGCGCGCATCGGCGTTCCCCACTGCCCCGAGTGTGGCGAGCCTATCCAACGGCAGACCGTTCAGCAGATCGCCGACCAGCTCATGGAGCTCGAATCCGGCACGCGCTACATGGTCATGAGCCCCGTCGTGTCGCAGAAGAAGGGCGAGTTCGTCGACCTGTTCGCCGAGCTTGCGGCGTCCGGCTACGCTCGCGCTGTCGTCGACGGCGAGACCGTGCAGCTGTCCAATCCGCCCACGCTCAAGAAGTCCTACAAGCACGACATCTCAGTAGTCGTCGACCGTCTCGTCGCCGGCCCCGACATCCTCACGCGCCTCACCGATTCCCTCGAGACGGCGCTGCGCCTCACCGACGGCACCGTACAGGTCAGCTTCGTCGATGCTGAGGGCCCCGACGCGGTCCGCACCTTCTCCGAGAAGCTCTCGTGCCCCAACAACCACCCGATCCAGCTCAGCGAGATCGAGCCGCGCACCTTCTCGTTCAACGCGCCGTTCGGCGCATGCCCCGAGTGCTCGGGCCTCGGCACGCGCATGTCCGTTGATTCCGACCTGCTGCTCGGCGACGAGGAGCTCAGCCTCAACGAAGGCGTCATCGTGCCGTGGACGACGCAGGGCAAGGGACTGTACCAGTACTACGAGAAGCTTCTCGTCGGTCTCGCGAACGACCTGGACTTCTCCCTCGACACACCGTGGACGAAACTGCCGAAGCGCGTGAAGGACGCCGTGCTGCGCGGGGAGAACTTCAAGGTCAAGGTCAAGTGGCGCAACCGCTACGGCCGGGAAGTCTCCTACACGTCCGGCTTCGAAGGCGTGATCCCCTACATCGAGCGACAGTACATGCAGGCGGAGACCGACGTGCAGCGTGCACGCTGGGCCGAGTACCTGCGCGAGGTGCCGTGCCCCACGTGCGACGGGAAGCGGCTGAAGCCCGAGGTCCTCGCCGTTCTCGTGAACGATTCGAGCATTGCGGATGCCGCGAACCTGAGTCTCACCGACGCGCGCGACTTCTTCGAGACGCTGACCCTCAACGACCGAGACGTGCGCATCGGCGCGCAAGTGCTGCGCGAGATCAAGGTGCGCCTTGACTTCCTGATCCAGGTCGGCCTCAACTACTTGACGCTCTCGCGATCCGCCGGGTCGCTCTCGGGCGGCGAGGCGCAGCGCATCCGCCTCGCCACGCAGATCGGCTCCGGACTCACGGGCGTGCTGTACGTTCTCGACGAGCCCAGCATCGGCCTGCATCAACGCGACAACCGCCGCCTCATCGAGACCCTCGTCGCGCTCCGCGACCTCGGGAACACGCTCATCGTGGTCGAGCACGACGAAGACACGATTCGCACCGCGGACTGGATCGTCGACATCGGGCCAGGCGCGGGCGAGGGCGGCGGAACCGTCGTGCACTCGGGTGACCTGTCCGAGCTGCTCGCGAACACGTCCTCCCTCACGGGCGACTACCTGTCGGGCCGCCGCCAGATCGAGACTCCCGAGTCGCGGCGCCCGGTCGACCCCGACCGCATGCTCTCGGTCGTCGGCGCCTCCGCGAACAACCTGCGGAATGTGAGCGTCGACTTCCCGCTCGGCACCTTCACCGCCGTCACGGGCGTGAGCGGCTCGGGCAAATCCTCGCTCGTCAACGACATCCTCTACCGCGTGCTCGCGAACAAGCTCAACGGAGCGCGCAAGGTACCCGGAAAGCACACACGCATCACCGGCCTCGAGCACCTCGACAAGGTCGTCCACGTGGACCAGGCGCCGATCGGCCGCACCCCGCGCTCGAACCCGGCGACATACACGGGCGTCTTCGACCGAATCCGCACCCTCTTCTCGGAGACGACAGAGGCGAAGACCCGCGGATACCTCCCGGGTCGCTTCAGCTTCAACGTCAAAGGCGGCCGCTGTGAGGCGTGCTCGGGTGACGGCACGATAAAGATCGAGATGAACTTCCTGCCTGACGTGTACGTCGCGTGCGAAGTGTGCGGTGGTGCGCGGTACAACCGTGACACGCTCCAGGTGCACTACAAGGGCAAGAACATCGCCGAGGTTCTCGACATGCCGATCTCGGAGGCGGCGGAGTTCTTCGAACCGATCACGGCCATCCACCGCTACTTGAAGACTCTCGTCGACGTCGGCCTCGGCTACGTGCGGCTCGGGCAGAGCGCCACGACCCTTTCCGGCGGCGAGGCGCAGCGCGTGAAGCTCGCGACCGAGCTGCAGCGACGCTCCAACGGCCGAAGCGTGTACGTTCTCGATGAGCCGACGACGGGACTGCACTTCGAAGACGTGCAGAAGCTGCTCAAGGTGCTCGGCGGTCTCGTCGACAAGGGAAACACCGTCATCGTCATCGAGCACAATCTCGATGTCATCAAGTCCGCGGACTGGGTGATCGACCTCGGGCCCGAGGGCGGCGCAGGCGGCGGCCGAGTGATCGCGACGGGCACGCCGGAGAAGATCGCAGCGTCGAAGAAGAGCCACACGGGCGTGTTCCTGAAGGAGATCTTCGATGCGGAACGCGCTGACGAGCGCAAAGCAGGCTAG
- the uvrC gene encoding excinuclease ABC subunit UvrC — protein sequence MAQHLVYRPRPGEIPTQPGVYRFRDQNRRVLYVGKAKNLRARLSNYFAPLSSLHERTRRMVTTAAGVEWTVVGSDVEALQLEYTWIKEFDPPFNVKFRDDKTYPYLAVTLGDEAPRVMVTRNPRISGARYFGPYPKVWAVHDTIDLMIKAFPIRTCSDSSYKRAMQSGKPCFPGQIGRCGGPCSMKVSIEEHRRIVDDFVSFMSGNDKRFTREMTERMKDAALRQDYEAAAGYRDKLQALEAVLAKSTVVMKDSVDADLFGIEHDELSAAVQQFVVRGGRIRGVRSWTVDKELDVSTGDLVEGVVRTAYSAPGADVPREIIVPVLPEDADEIAVWLAEQRGKGRVRVKTAQRGEKAALMETATLNAKQSLMLHKTRRSADFATRSQALGDVQDALGMEQAPLRIECYDVSHLSGTNIVASMVVFEDGLPRKDQYRKFSIAESTDDTDSIYQVLTRRLSHLDEEPNRDEPAGETTPRRFSYPPQLLLVDGGQPQVAAAQRALEESGRTDIQLAGIAKRLEELWLPDSDYPVILPRNSEALYLIQRLRDEAHRFAISYQRQRRKKDISSVLGEVPGVGPARVKRLLGHFGSVARLKAASPEQIATVPGVGPVLAQTIHARLHTR from the coding sequence ATGGCGCAGCATCTCGTGTACCGGCCCCGACCGGGGGAGATCCCGACGCAGCCCGGCGTGTACCGCTTCCGCGACCAGAACAGGCGGGTGCTCTATGTCGGCAAGGCGAAGAACCTGCGCGCGCGACTCAGCAACTACTTCGCGCCGCTGTCGAGCCTGCACGAACGCACCCGCCGCATGGTCACGACGGCGGCGGGCGTCGAGTGGACGGTGGTCGGAAGCGACGTCGAGGCGCTCCAACTGGAGTACACGTGGATCAAGGAGTTCGATCCGCCGTTCAACGTCAAGTTCCGCGATGACAAGACGTACCCGTACCTCGCAGTGACTCTCGGCGACGAAGCCCCTCGCGTGATGGTGACGCGCAATCCCCGCATTTCCGGCGCGCGCTATTTCGGGCCGTACCCGAAGGTCTGGGCGGTGCACGACACGATCGACCTCATGATCAAGGCGTTCCCCATCCGCACGTGCTCGGACTCGAGTTACAAGCGCGCGATGCAGAGCGGCAAGCCGTGCTTCCCCGGTCAGATCGGTCGCTGCGGCGGACCGTGCTCGATGAAGGTCAGCATCGAGGAGCACCGGCGCATCGTCGATGACTTCGTCAGCTTCATGAGCGGCAACGACAAGCGATTCACGCGGGAGATGACCGAGCGGATGAAGGATGCCGCCCTGCGCCAGGACTACGAGGCGGCGGCCGGTTACCGCGACAAGCTCCAGGCCCTCGAAGCGGTCCTCGCGAAGAGCACCGTCGTCATGAAGGACTCGGTCGACGCCGACCTCTTCGGCATCGAGCACGATGAGCTCTCCGCGGCCGTGCAGCAGTTCGTCGTTCGCGGCGGGCGCATCCGCGGTGTGCGGTCATGGACGGTCGACAAGGAGCTTGACGTCTCGACGGGAGATCTGGTCGAGGGTGTCGTGCGCACCGCCTACAGCGCTCCGGGCGCAGACGTCCCGCGCGAGATCATCGTGCCGGTGCTTCCCGAAGACGCCGACGAGATCGCGGTCTGGCTTGCCGAGCAGCGCGGCAAGGGCCGCGTTCGCGTGAAGACAGCGCAGCGTGGGGAGAAGGCTGCTCTCATGGAGACGGCGACGCTCAACGCGAAGCAATCGCTCATGCTTCACAAGACGAGGCGAAGCGCGGACTTCGCGACGCGCAGTCAGGCGCTCGGCGACGTTCAGGACGCCCTCGGGATGGAGCAGGCTCCGCTGCGCATCGAGTGCTACGACGTCTCGCACCTGTCGGGGACGAACATCGTGGCGTCCATGGTCGTGTTCGAAGACGGGCTGCCGCGCAAGGACCAGTACCGGAAGTTCTCGATCGCCGAGTCGACTGACGACACCGACTCGATCTACCAGGTGCTCACCCGTCGACTCTCCCACCTCGACGAGGAGCCGAACCGCGATGAGCCTGCGGGGGAGACGACGCCGCGGCGCTTCTCCTACCCGCCACAGCTGCTGCTCGTCGACGGCGGGCAGCCGCAAGTCGCGGCGGCCCAGCGCGCCCTCGAGGAATCCGGCCGCACCGACATCCAGCTCGCGGGAATCGCGAAGCGGCTCGAGGAGCTGTGGCTGCCCGACAGCGACTATCCCGTGATCCTTCCGCGCAACAGCGAGGCGCTCTACCTCATCCAGCGGCTGCGCGACGAAGCGCACCGCTTCGCGATCAGCTACCAGCGTCAGCGGCGGAAGAAGGACATCAGCTCCGTGCTCGGCGAGGTTCCCGGCGTCGGTCCCGCTCGCGTCAAGCGGCTCCTCGGCCACTTCGGCTCGGTCGCGCGACTGAAGGCGGCGAGCCCCGAGCAGATCGCCACAGTGCCGGGCGTTGGCCCTGTGCTCGCTCAGACGATACACGCGCGACTGCACACTCGGTAG
- the rapZ gene encoding RNase adapter RapZ, with protein sequence MTTDPNDSSQEVLIVTGMSGAGRSTVANALEDLEWYVVDNLPPQMLRPLVDLAERAEGTEKLAAVVDVRGRDFFADLRSMLQGLREGTHLRVLFLDASDDALVRRYEAVRRPHPLQGDGTILDGIRIERARVAAIREISDVVIDTTDLNVHQLGSTVRDLFAAENTPGLQVTVMSFGFKYGIPTDADMIADARFLPNPFWVPGLRAHTGLDTEVTDYVFDQPGAEEFLTAYAAALKPVLAGYQKENKRHAVIAVGCTGGKHRSVAMSERLAALITSQPNVAVTVKHRDLGRE encoded by the coding sequence ATGACAACTGACCCGAACGACTCCAGCCAGGAAGTCCTCATCGTCACGGGGATGTCCGGCGCAGGCCGTTCGACGGTTGCCAACGCGCTGGAAGATCTCGAGTGGTACGTCGTCGACAATCTTCCGCCGCAGATGCTTCGCCCGCTCGTCGACCTCGCGGAACGCGCCGAGGGCACGGAGAAGCTCGCGGCCGTCGTCGATGTCCGCGGCAGAGATTTCTTCGCCGACCTGCGGTCCATGCTCCAAGGCCTGCGCGAGGGAACGCACTTGCGCGTCCTGTTCCTCGACGCATCCGACGACGCTCTCGTGCGGCGCTATGAGGCTGTGCGTCGCCCCCACCCGCTGCAAGGCGACGGCACGATCCTCGACGGCATCCGCATCGAACGAGCACGCGTTGCCGCCATCCGCGAGATCAGCGATGTCGTGATCGACACGACCGACCTCAACGTGCACCAGCTCGGTTCCACGGTGCGGGATCTCTTCGCGGCCGAGAACACGCCGGGCCTGCAAGTGACGGTGATGAGCTTCGGCTTCAAGTACGGCATCCCCACGGACGCGGATATGATTGCGGACGCGAGGTTCCTGCCGAATCCCTTCTGGGTTCCGGGACTGCGCGCGCACACGGGCCTCGATACCGAAGTCACCGACTACGTCTTCGACCAGCCCGGCGCCGAGGAGTTCCTCACCGCGTACGCTGCAGCCCTCAAGCCCGTTCTCGCGGGCTACCAGAAGGAGAACAAGCGGCATGCCGTCATCGCGGTCGGCTGCACGGGCGGAAAGCACCGTTCCGTCGCGATGTCCGAACGCCTCGCCGCTCTCATCACCAGCCAGCCCAACGTGGCCGTCACGGTCAAGCACCGTGACCTCGGACGCGAATGA
- the whiA gene encoding DNA-binding protein WhiA: MALTADVKDELTAVNETRNSVRAAELASILRFSGGLHIISGRIAIEAELDTPQLAQRVRKSLAELYGVRSEASALSPSGARRGTYYLVRVLAGGETLARQTGLLDARKRPIRGLPNRLTTGSRDELAAVWRGAFLARGTLTDPGRSAALEVACPGNESAMALVGAAGRLGITGKAREVRGIHRVVIRDGEAISAMLTAMGAHNTVSDWEELRQRREVRATANRLVNFDDANLRRSAQAAVAACARVERAMEILGDDIPDHLRYAGQLRVMHRDASLDELGHFADPPMTKDAVAGRIRRLLAMADKRAKELGVPDTQSGLPTELERE, encoded by the coding sequence TTGGCACTCACTGCCGACGTCAAGGACGAACTCACCGCCGTCAACGAGACCCGCAACTCGGTGCGGGCGGCAGAGCTCGCGTCGATCCTCCGCTTCAGCGGGGGACTGCACATCATCTCCGGCCGCATCGCCATCGAAGCGGAGCTCGACACTCCGCAATTGGCGCAGCGCGTGCGCAAGAGCCTCGCGGAGCTGTACGGAGTGCGCAGCGAGGCGTCGGCACTGTCACCGTCGGGAGCGCGGCGGGGAACGTACTACCTCGTGCGCGTGCTCGCCGGCGGCGAGACGCTCGCGCGGCAGACCGGGCTTCTCGATGCGCGCAAGCGCCCGATCCGCGGCCTGCCGAACCGCCTCACGACCGGCTCCCGCGACGAACTCGCCGCCGTCTGGCGCGGCGCGTTCCTCGCCCGCGGAACGCTGACCGACCCGGGTCGCTCGGCGGCCCTTGAGGTCGCGTGCCCCGGAAACGAGTCCGCCATGGCGCTCGTCGGCGCTGCCGGCCGGCTGGGGATCACCGGCAAGGCGCGCGAGGTTCGCGGCATCCATCGTGTCGTCATCCGCGACGGCGAAGCGATCAGCGCCATGCTCACGGCGATGGGCGCGCACAACACCGTCAGCGACTGGGAAGAGCTTCGCCAGCGCAGGGAAGTGCGCGCCACGGCGAACCGGCTCGTCAACTTCGACGACGCCAACCTGCGTCGCTCGGCTCAAGCAGCCGTCGCGGCGTGCGCGCGCGTCGAACGCGCGATGGAGATTCTCGGCGACGACATCCCCGATCACTTGCGCTACGCCGGGCAGCTGCGTGTCATGCACCGCGACGCGAGCCTCGACGAGCTCGGTCACTTCGCCGACCCGCCGATGACGAAGGACGCCGTGGCCGGACGCATCCGCCGTCTGCTCGCGATGGCGGACAAGCGCGCGAAGGAGCTCGGCGTCCCGGACACCCAGTCGGGCCTTCCCACGGAGCTCGAGCGCGAGTAG
- a CDS encoding superoxide dismutase yields MAEYTLPELGYDYGALEPSISGTIMELHHSKHHQAYVTGANKALEQLAEARDKGDLANVNKLEKDLAFNLGGHVNHSIFWTNMSPNGGDKPTGELESAIADNFGSFDKFQAHFTAAALGVQGSGWAALVWDSIGQKLIVQQFFDQQSNFAAGTIPVLLLDVWEHAYYLDYKNVRADYVKAFWNIVDWANVQQRFTTAREKTSGLLILS; encoded by the coding sequence ATGGCTGAATACACGCTTCCTGAGCTTGGATACGACTACGGCGCACTTGAGCCGAGCATTTCCGGCACGATCATGGAGCTCCACCACTCGAAGCACCACCAGGCGTACGTGACGGGCGCGAACAAGGCGCTCGAGCAGCTCGCCGAAGCGCGCGACAAGGGAGACCTCGCGAACGTCAACAAGCTCGAGAAGGATCTCGCCTTCAACCTCGGCGGTCACGTGAACCACTCGATCTTCTGGACAAACATGTCCCCGAACGGCGGCGACAAGCCGACGGGTGAGCTCGAGTCCGCCATCGCCGACAACTTCGGCTCGTTCGACAAGTTCCAGGCCCACTTCACGGCCGCCGCTCTCGGCGTGCAGGGCTCCGGCTGGGCCGCTCTGGTCTGGGACTCGATCGGCCAGAAGCTCATCGTGCAGCAGTTCTTCGACCAGCAGTCGAACTTCGCCGCGGGCACGATTCCCGTGCTGCTCCTCGACGTATGGGAGCACGCCTACTACCTGGACTACAAGAACGTCCGGGCCGACTACGTGAAGGCGTTCTGGAACATCGTCGACTGGGCGAATGTGCAGCAGCGCTTCACCACCGCTCGTGAGAAGACCTCAGGGCTGCTGATACTCTCGTAA
- the gap gene encoding type I glyceraldehyde-3-phosphate dehydrogenase: MSVKIGINGFGRIGRNYFRAALAKGSDLEIVAVNDLTDNKTLAHLLKYDSITGRLDAQVDYDGEQITVDGKAIKVFEERDPANLPWGELGVDIVIESTGRFTKAADARKHIEAGAKKVLISAPATDEDATFVMGVNEQDYDPANHNIISNASCTTNCLAPLAKVFNDKFGIERGLMTTVHAYTADQNLQDGPHKDLRRARAAAINIVPTSTGAAKAIGLVLPELKGKLDGFALRVPVPTGSITDLTVEASRPVTVDEIKAAYKEAAEGPLKGILKYTEDEIVSSDIVNDPHSSIFDSGLLRVLGNQVKLSSWYDNEWGYSNRLVDLTEYVAERL, translated from the coding sequence TTGTCAGTAAAGATCGGTATCAACGGGTTCGGCCGCATCGGCCGCAATTACTTCCGCGCGGCTCTCGCCAAGGGCAGTGACCTCGAGATCGTTGCGGTCAACGACCTCACCGACAACAAGACACTCGCCCACCTCCTCAAGTACGACTCGATCACCGGCCGCCTTGACGCGCAGGTCGACTACGACGGCGAGCAGATCACCGTCGACGGCAAGGCCATCAAGGTCTTCGAAGAGCGCGACCCGGCGAACCTGCCGTGGGGCGAGCTCGGCGTCGACATCGTCATCGAGTCGACCGGACGTTTCACGAAGGCCGCCGACGCGCGCAAGCACATCGAGGCCGGCGCCAAGAAGGTGCTCATCTCGGCCCCCGCGACCGACGAGGACGCGACGTTCGTCATGGGTGTGAACGAGCAGGACTACGATCCCGCGAACCACAACATCATCTCCAACGCTTCGTGCACCACGAACTGCCTCGCGCCGCTCGCGAAGGTGTTCAACGACAAGTTCGGCATCGAGCGCGGTCTGATGACAACGGTTCACGCCTACACGGCCGACCAGAACCTGCAGGACGGACCGCACAAGGACCTGCGTCGTGCTCGCGCAGCCGCGATCAACATCGTCCCCACCTCGACGGGTGCAGCGAAGGCCATCGGCCTCGTGCTTCCGGAGCTGAAGGGGAAGCTCGACGGCTTCGCGCTTCGCGTTCCGGTCCCGACCGGCTCGATCACCGACCTGACGGTCGAGGCCTCGCGCCCCGTCACGGTCGACGAGATCAAGGCGGCCTACAAGGAGGCCGCAGAGGGCCCGCTCAAGGGAATCCTGAAGTACACAGAGGACGAGATCGTCTCGAGCGACATCGTCAACGACCCGCACTCGTCGATCTTCGACTCCGGGCTGCTGCGCGTCCTCGGCAACCAGGTGAAGCTCTCGAGCTGGTACGACAACGAGTGGGGCTACTCCAACCGACTCGTCGACCTGACCGAGTACGTCGCCGAGCGCCTCTAA
- a CDS encoding phosphoglycerate kinase, which translates to MLRTLESLGSLSGKRVVVRCDLNVPLKDGVITDDGRVRASLPTLNALLNAGARVVVISHLGRPKGAPDAQYSLAPVAQRLSELLGSPVTFASDTVGQGARDAVDGLADGQIALLENLRFNPGETSKDDAERRAFAEQLAAFGDAFVSDGFGVVHRKQASVYDLPQLLPSAAGTLIAEELDVLERLTAKPERPYAVVLGGSKVSDKLGVIGHLLPRVDALLIGGGMLFTFLAALGHKVGSSLLEEDQIDTVKKYLANAEELGVDILLPEDVVVAASFAADADHVVRDVDAIEDTPYGDKGIGLDIGPKTAAAFAERISASTTVFWNGPMGVFEFDAFAAGTKTVAEALTTVKGLSVVGGGDSAAAIRALGFSDDQFGHISTGGGASLEFLEGKRLPGLEVLGWQQ; encoded by the coding sequence GTGCTTCGCACTCTTGAATCGCTGGGTTCGCTGAGCGGCAAACGCGTCGTCGTCCGGTGTGACCTCAACGTCCCTCTGAAGGACGGGGTCATCACCGACGACGGACGCGTTCGCGCGTCTCTGCCGACCCTCAACGCCCTGCTCAACGCGGGCGCCCGCGTCGTCGTCATCTCGCACCTCGGTCGTCCGAAGGGCGCGCCCGATGCGCAGTACAGTCTCGCACCGGTTGCACAGCGCCTGAGCGAACTCCTGGGCAGCCCGGTCACGTTCGCCTCCGACACTGTCGGACAGGGCGCACGGGATGCCGTGGACGGTCTCGCCGACGGTCAGATCGCCCTTCTCGAGAACCTCCGCTTCAACCCGGGGGAGACGAGCAAGGACGACGCCGAACGGCGAGCGTTCGCCGAGCAGCTCGCCGCCTTCGGCGATGCATTCGTCTCCGACGGCTTCGGCGTCGTGCACCGCAAGCAGGCAAGCGTCTACGATCTGCCGCAGCTCCTGCCGAGCGCCGCCGGAACCCTCATCGCCGAAGAGCTCGACGTGCTCGAACGGCTCACCGCCAAGCCCGAGCGGCCCTACGCCGTCGTGCTGGGCGGGTCGAAGGTCTCCGACAAGCTCGGAGTCATCGGGCACCTTCTGCCGCGCGTCGATGCCTTGCTCATCGGTGGCGGAATGCTGTTCACCTTCCTCGCGGCCCTCGGTCACAAGGTCGGCTCGAGCCTCCTCGAAGAGGACCAGATCGACACGGTGAAGAAGTACCTGGCCAACGCCGAGGAGCTTGGCGTGGACATCCTCCTCCCGGAGGACGTCGTCGTCGCCGCGAGTTTCGCTGCGGATGCCGATCACGTCGTGCGCGACGTCGACGCCATCGAAGACACCCCTTACGGCGACAAGGGCATCGGGCTCGACATCGGTCCGAAGACCGCTGCGGCATTCGCGGAGCGGATCTCGGCGTCGACGACAGTGTTCTGGAACGGTCCCATGGGCGTATTCGAGTTCGACGCGTTCGCGGCGGGAACCAAGACCGTCGCGGAAGCGCTCACGACAGTGAAGGGGCTCAGCGTCGTCGGCGGAGGTGACTCCGCTGCCGCTATACGCGCGCTCGGCTTCTCTGACGATCAGTTCGGCCACATTTCAACCGGTGGCGGAGCGAGCCTCGAGTTCCTCGAAGGCAAGCGGCTGCCCGGCCTGGAGGTACTCGGATGGCAACAGTGA
- the tpiA gene encoding triose-phosphate isomerase, producing MATVKRTPFIAGNWKMNLDHLQAIAFVQKLAWSLQDAKHDFDSVEVAVFPPFTDLRSVQTLVSADKLPLAYGAQDVSAQDSGAYTGEISGAFLSQLDCRYVIIGHSERRTLHAETDEVVRAKTAAALKHGIVPVICVGETAEDLEKHGSSAVPVAQLRAALEGVSADAEIVVAYEPVWAIGSGQAATPDQAEAVAAALRGVIAEALGDDAAARTRILYGGSVKSGNIAGFMREPNVDGALVGGASLDVTEFSNIARYQKHVGV from the coding sequence ATGGCAACAGTGAAACGCACCCCGTTCATCGCCGGAAACTGGAAGATGAACCTGGATCACCTGCAGGCGATCGCTTTCGTGCAAAAGCTCGCGTGGAGTCTCCAGGACGCAAAGCACGACTTCGATTCCGTCGAGGTCGCGGTCTTCCCGCCGTTCACCGACCTCCGGAGCGTTCAGACGCTGGTCTCCGCCGACAAGCTGCCCCTCGCGTACGGGGCGCAGGACGTCTCGGCGCAGGACTCCGGCGCCTACACGGGAGAGATCTCGGGGGCGTTCCTGTCGCAGCTCGATTGTCGCTACGTCATCATCGGGCACTCGGAACGGCGCACTCTTCACGCTGAGACCGATGAGGTCGTCCGTGCGAAGACGGCTGCCGCGCTGAAGCACGGCATCGTGCCGGTGATCTGCGTCGGAGAGACCGCCGAGGATCTCGAGAAGCACGGTTCGAGCGCGGTCCCCGTCGCTCAGCTCCGGGCGGCGCTCGAGGGCGTGTCGGCTGATGCAGAGATCGTCGTCGCGTACGAGCCCGTCTGGGCGATCGGCTCCGGTCAGGCGGCGACGCCCGACCAGGCTGAGGCCGTCGCGGCTGCGCTGCGCGGCGTCATCGCCGAGGCGCTCGGTGACGATGCCGCCGCGCGCACCCGGATCCTGTACGGCGGATCGGTGAAGTCCGGGAACATCGCGGGTTTCATGCGCGAGCCGAACGTCGACGGCGCTCTTGTCGGCGGGGCCAGCCTCGACGTCACGGAGTTCTCGAACATCGCCCGCTATCAGAAGCACGTCGGCGTCTAG
- the secG gene encoding preprotein translocase subunit SecG, with product MDILQVIMQVLLGITSLLLTFLILLHKGRGGGLSDMFGGGMGSNLGASGVAERNLNRITVLLGLVWFACIVVLGLITKFHSGV from the coding sequence GTGGATATTCTCCAGGTCATCATGCAAGTGCTGCTCGGCATCACGAGCCTCTTGCTCACGTTCCTCATTCTGCTGCACAAGGGGCGCGGCGGCGGCCTCTCCGACATGTTCGGCGGCGGCATGGGCTCGAACCTCGGCGCGTCCGGGGTGGCGGAACGCAACCTCAACCGCATCACGGTGCTGCTCGGACTGGTCTGGTTCGCCTGCATCGTCGTGCTCGGGCTCATCACCAAATTCCATTCGGGCGTCTAG